The proteins below come from a single Rosa rugosa chromosome 2, drRosRugo1.1, whole genome shotgun sequence genomic window:
- the LOC133728900 gene encoding peroxisomal ATPase PEX1 isoform X2: MEFEVKLVGAIEDCYVSLPLPLIQTLHSSSPSLPPVLALDLRSSSNDDRWTVAWSGATSSSPAIEVAQQFGECISMPNRSRVQVRALSNVAKATLVTIEPCTEDDWEVMELNSELAEAAILNQVRIVHEGMKFPLWLHGRTTITFLVVSTFPKKSVVQLVPGTEVAVAPKRRTNVNSNGDGMLSSNISKALLRVQDADRRLVHQSNVKGVELGVVLTSVAIIHPETAKMFSLQSLELVAVVPRLVPKESMKNSESDGLRIRSSTTKESSVRVPNDKKDNRQAVVRLLISDSVAKGHLMIAQSLRLYLRAGLHSWVYLKGCGAILKNNMPMCSLSPCHFKISPKEKAVERNGLQVLDRHITRKKNDMLLTPGSSTYIDVVDWSTHDKVVADFSCKEDEEPAHQSDKGNGVEILLKAWILAQLDAITSKAGVEVNSLILGNETLLHFEVKGNQSGIEESSNDFLANNNMNPEVPVEVLYVLTISKESQCGGNVYELVFDERNKGNNNNLDSLEKHMGEPVSFYSVRERMSDKDITSDISSLSWMGTTASEVLNRMLVLLTPAYGVWFSSHNLPLPGHVLIHGPPGSGKTLLARTVGKCLEEHGGLLAHIVYVCCSQLAMEKALTVRQALSSYISEALDHAPSLVILDDLDSIVSSSSDSEGSQPSTSVVALAEFLIDIMDEYGEKRKISCGIGPLAFIASSKSLESMPQSLSSSGRFDFHVQMPAPAVSERAAILKHEIRRRCLQCSDEILQDVASKCDGYDAYDLEILVDRTVHAAIGRFLPYQFASDEREKPTLLVDDFSRAMHEFLPVAMRDITKSASEGGRSGWDDVGGLVDICNAIKEMIELPSKFPNIFAKTPLRLRSNVLLYGPPGCGKTHIVGSAAAACSLRFISVKGPELLNKYIGASEQAVRDIFSKAAAAAPCLLFFDEFDSIAPKRGHDNTGVTDRVVNQFLTELDGVEVLTGVFVFAATSRPDLLDAALLRPGRLDRLLFCDFPSSRERLDILRVLSKKLPLDGDVDLSAIADMTEGYSGADLQALLSDAQLAAVHEILDGTYTNDPGRKPVISDALLKSTASRTRPSVSEAEKQKFYNIYSQFLDSKRSVAAQSRDAKGKRATLA, from the exons ATGGAGTTCGAGGTGAAATTAGTCGGTGCCATAGAGGACTGCTACGTCTCCCTCCCTCTCCCCCTAATCCAAACCCTCCACTCCTCCTCCCCATCTCTCCCTCCCGTCCTCGCCCTCGACCTCCGCTCCTCCTCAAACGACGACCGCTGGACCGTCGCTTGGTCCGGCGCCACCTCCTCTTCTCCCGCAATCGAG GTAGCTCAGCAATTCGGAGAGTGTATTTCGATGCCGAATCGTTCTAGGGTTCAGGTGCGAGCTCTTTCGAATGTGGCGAAAGCTACTTTGGTGACGATCGAGCCGTGTACTGAGGATGATTGGGAGGTCATGGAGCTTAACTCCGAGCTTGCTGAGGCTGCTATATTGAATCAG GTGAGGATTGTTCATGAAGGAATGAAGTTTCCTTTGTGGTTGCATGGCCGCACCACCATTACATTTCTTGTTGTTTCAACCTTTCCCAAGAAATCGGTGG TGCAACTGGTGCCAGGGACTGAAGTCGCAGTTGCTCCAAAGAGACGCACGAATGTCAACTCGAATGGGGATGGAATGCTCTCGTCTAATATTTCAAAAGCACTACTCCGTGTTCAAGATGCAGACAGGAGATTAGTTCACCAAAGTAATGTGAAAGGTGTTGAGCTTGGAGTTGTTCTCACTTCTGTTGCTATTATTCACCCAGAAACAGCAAAAATGTTCTCATTACAGTCTCTTGAGTTAGTAGCTGTTGTGCCGAGATTGGTACCAAAAGAAAGCATGAAAAATTCTGAAAGTGATGGGTTGAGAATAAgaagttcaacaacaaaggaaTCTAGTGTTAGAGTTCCAAATGACAAAAAGGACAATCGTCAAGCAGTAGTTCGGCTGTTGATTTCCGACTCAGTTGCTAAAGGGCATCTAATGATTGCCCAGTCTCTTCGCCTCTACCTTAGGGCTGGTTTGCATTCAT GGGTTTATTTAAAGGGATGTGGTGCTATTTTGAAGAATAACATGCCAATGTGTTCACTTTCACCCTGCCACTTCAAGATATCTCCTAAAGAGAAAGCTGTTGAAAGAAATGGTTTACAAGTTCTTGACAGGCATATAACTCGTAAGAAGAATGACATGCTTCTAACACCTGGCTCAAGCACCTATATAGATGTTGTTGATTGGTCAACCCATGACAAAGTTGTTGCTGATTTTTCTTGCAAAGAGGATGAAGAACCTGCCCATCAGTCTGACAAGGGAAATGGGGTAGAAATTCTACTTAAAGCTTGGATCCTTGCACAGTTAGATGCTATTACTTCCAAAGCAGGAGTAGAAGTTAATTCATTGATTTTGGGAAATGAAACTTTGCTTCATTTTGAAGTGAAAGGGAACCAGTCTGGGATTGAGGAATCATCAAATGATTTCCTggcaaacaataatatgaatcctGAAGTTCCAGTTGAAGTCTTGTATGTATTGACAATTTCCAAGGAATCTCAATGTGGCGGAAATGTGTATGAGCTTGTATTTGATGAAAGAAACAAAGGCAACAACAATAATCTTGACTCACTTGAAAAGCATATGGGTGAACCTGTGTCCTTTTATTCAGTAAGAGAAAGAATGTCTGACAAAGATATTACTTCTGATATATCTTCCTTGAGCTGGATGGGGACAACTGCTTCTGAAGTTTTAAATA GAATGTTGGTGTTACTAACTCCTGCTTATGGGGTATGGTTTAGTTCACATAATCTTCCTCTCCCTGGACATGTTCTGATACATGGACCTCCG GGTTCTGGAAAGACATTATTAGCGAGAACTGTTGGAAAATGTCTTGAGGAACATGGAGGCCTTCTAGCACACAT AGTTTATGTATGCTGTTCTCAACTTGCCATGGAAAAGGCCTTGACCGTTCGCCAAGCACTCTCTAGCTACATATCTGAGGCTTTAGATCATGCACCATCTCTTGTAATTCTTGACGATCTTGATAGCATTGTTTCATCCTCTTCAGACTCAGAAGGATCTCAACCTTCAACTTCTGTTGTTGCACTAGCAGAATTTCTCATAGACATTATGGATGAATATGGG GAAAAAAGGAAGATCTCCTGTGGAATTGGCCCGCTTGCTTTCATAGCTTCCTCAAAGTCATTAGAGAGTATGCCACAGTCATTGAGCTCTTCAG GTAGGTTTGACTTTCATGTCCAAATGCCTGCTCCTGCTGTCTCAGAACGTGCAGCCATTTTGAAACATGAAATTCGGAGGCGTTGCTTGCAATGTTCTGATGAAATCTTACAAGATGTAGCTTCCAAATGTGATGGCTATGATGCATATGATCTG GAAATCTTGGTTGATAGAACTGTCCATGCCGCCATAGGTCGTTTTCTGCCTTATCAGTTTGCTTCTGATGAGCGTGAAAAACCCACTTTACTTGTGGATGATTTCTCTCGGGCAATGCATGAGTTCCTTCCGGTTGCCATGCGTGACATCACTAAGTCTGCTTCTGAAGGGGGTCGTTCTGGGTGGGATGACGTTGGTGGTCTTGTTGACATTTGCAATGCAATTAAAGAG ATGATTGAATTGCCTTCAAAATTCCCAAATATCTTTGCAAAAACTCCTTTAAGGTTGCGGTCAAATGTATTATTGTATGGGCCACCTGGCTGTGGAAAAACGCATATAGTTGGTTCTGCTGCTGCTGCCTGTTCACTACGATTTATATCAGTCAAAGGACCTGAGCTGTTGAATAAATACATTGGTGCTTCTGAGCAAGCT GTTCGGGATATATTCTCCAAAGCAGCTGCTGCAGCACCATGCCTTCTCTTTTTTGACGAATTTGATTCTATTGCCCCAAAAAGGGGACATGACAATACTGGAGTAACTGATCGTGTTGTCAATCAG TTTCTGACTGAATTGGATGGTGTTGAAGTTTTGACTGGTGTTTTTGTGTTTGCTGCAACAAG TAGACCAGATTTGCTTGATGCTGCACTTCTGAGACCTGGTAGGCTGGATCGCCTTCTGTTTTGTGATTTTCCATCTTCGCGTGAAAGGTTGGATATTCTAAGAGTCCTTTCGAAAAAG
- the LOC133728900 gene encoding peroxisomal ATPase PEX1 isoform X1, whose translation MEFEVKLVGAIEDCYVSLPLPLIQTLHSSSPSLPPVLALDLRSSSNDDRWTVAWSGATSSSPAIEVAQQFGECISMPNRSRVQVRALSNVAKATLVTIEPCTEDDWEVMELNSELAEAAILNQVRIVHEGMKFPLWLHGRTTITFLVVSTFPKKSVVQLVPGTEVAVAPKRRTNVNSNGDGMLSSNISKALLRVQDADRRLVHQSNVKGVELGVVLTSVAIIHPETAKMFSLQSLELVAVVPRLVPKESMKNSESDGLRIRSSTTKESSVRVPNDKKDNRQAVVRLLISDSVAKGHLMIAQSLRLYLRAGLHSWVYLKGCGAILKNNMPMCSLSPCHFKISPKEKAVERNGLQVLDRHITRKKNDMLLTPGSSTYIDVVDWSTHDKVVADFSCKEDEEPAHQSDKGNGVEILLKAWILAQLDAITSKAGVEVNSLILGNETLLHFEVKGNQSGIEESSNDFLANNNMNPEVPVEVLYVLTISKESQCGGNVYELVFDERNKGNNNNLDSLEKHMGEPVSFYSVRERMSDKDITSDISSLSWMGTTASEVLNRMLVLLTPAYGVWFSSHNLPLPGHVLIHGPPGSGKTLLARTVGKCLEEHGGLLAHIVYVCCSQLAMEKALTVRQALSSYISEALDHAPSLVILDDLDSIVSSSSDSEGSQPSTSVVALAEFLIDIMDEYGEKRKISCGIGPLAFIASSKSLESMPQSLSSSGRFDFHVQMPAPAVSERAAILKHEIRRRCLQCSDEILQDVASKCDGYDAYDLEILVDRTVHAAIGRFLPYQFASDEREKPTLLVDDFSRAMHEFLPVAMRDITKSASEGGRSGWDDVGGLVDICNAIKEMIELPSKFPNIFAKTPLRLRSNVLLYGPPGCGKTHIVGSAAAACSLRFISVKGPELLNKYIGASEQAVRDIFSKAAAAAPCLLFFDEFDSIAPKRGHDNTGVTDRVVNQFLTELDGVEVLTGVFVFAATSSRPDLLDAALLRPGRLDRLLFCDFPSSRERLDILRVLSKKLPLDGDVDLSAIADMTEGYSGADLQALLSDAQLAAVHEILDGTYTNDPGRKPVISDALLKSTASRTRPSVSEAEKQKFYNIYSQFLDSKRSVAAQSRDAKGKRATLA comes from the exons ATGGAGTTCGAGGTGAAATTAGTCGGTGCCATAGAGGACTGCTACGTCTCCCTCCCTCTCCCCCTAATCCAAACCCTCCACTCCTCCTCCCCATCTCTCCCTCCCGTCCTCGCCCTCGACCTCCGCTCCTCCTCAAACGACGACCGCTGGACCGTCGCTTGGTCCGGCGCCACCTCCTCTTCTCCCGCAATCGAG GTAGCTCAGCAATTCGGAGAGTGTATTTCGATGCCGAATCGTTCTAGGGTTCAGGTGCGAGCTCTTTCGAATGTGGCGAAAGCTACTTTGGTGACGATCGAGCCGTGTACTGAGGATGATTGGGAGGTCATGGAGCTTAACTCCGAGCTTGCTGAGGCTGCTATATTGAATCAG GTGAGGATTGTTCATGAAGGAATGAAGTTTCCTTTGTGGTTGCATGGCCGCACCACCATTACATTTCTTGTTGTTTCAACCTTTCCCAAGAAATCGGTGG TGCAACTGGTGCCAGGGACTGAAGTCGCAGTTGCTCCAAAGAGACGCACGAATGTCAACTCGAATGGGGATGGAATGCTCTCGTCTAATATTTCAAAAGCACTACTCCGTGTTCAAGATGCAGACAGGAGATTAGTTCACCAAAGTAATGTGAAAGGTGTTGAGCTTGGAGTTGTTCTCACTTCTGTTGCTATTATTCACCCAGAAACAGCAAAAATGTTCTCATTACAGTCTCTTGAGTTAGTAGCTGTTGTGCCGAGATTGGTACCAAAAGAAAGCATGAAAAATTCTGAAAGTGATGGGTTGAGAATAAgaagttcaacaacaaaggaaTCTAGTGTTAGAGTTCCAAATGACAAAAAGGACAATCGTCAAGCAGTAGTTCGGCTGTTGATTTCCGACTCAGTTGCTAAAGGGCATCTAATGATTGCCCAGTCTCTTCGCCTCTACCTTAGGGCTGGTTTGCATTCAT GGGTTTATTTAAAGGGATGTGGTGCTATTTTGAAGAATAACATGCCAATGTGTTCACTTTCACCCTGCCACTTCAAGATATCTCCTAAAGAGAAAGCTGTTGAAAGAAATGGTTTACAAGTTCTTGACAGGCATATAACTCGTAAGAAGAATGACATGCTTCTAACACCTGGCTCAAGCACCTATATAGATGTTGTTGATTGGTCAACCCATGACAAAGTTGTTGCTGATTTTTCTTGCAAAGAGGATGAAGAACCTGCCCATCAGTCTGACAAGGGAAATGGGGTAGAAATTCTACTTAAAGCTTGGATCCTTGCACAGTTAGATGCTATTACTTCCAAAGCAGGAGTAGAAGTTAATTCATTGATTTTGGGAAATGAAACTTTGCTTCATTTTGAAGTGAAAGGGAACCAGTCTGGGATTGAGGAATCATCAAATGATTTCCTggcaaacaataatatgaatcctGAAGTTCCAGTTGAAGTCTTGTATGTATTGACAATTTCCAAGGAATCTCAATGTGGCGGAAATGTGTATGAGCTTGTATTTGATGAAAGAAACAAAGGCAACAACAATAATCTTGACTCACTTGAAAAGCATATGGGTGAACCTGTGTCCTTTTATTCAGTAAGAGAAAGAATGTCTGACAAAGATATTACTTCTGATATATCTTCCTTGAGCTGGATGGGGACAACTGCTTCTGAAGTTTTAAATA GAATGTTGGTGTTACTAACTCCTGCTTATGGGGTATGGTTTAGTTCACATAATCTTCCTCTCCCTGGACATGTTCTGATACATGGACCTCCG GGTTCTGGAAAGACATTATTAGCGAGAACTGTTGGAAAATGTCTTGAGGAACATGGAGGCCTTCTAGCACACAT AGTTTATGTATGCTGTTCTCAACTTGCCATGGAAAAGGCCTTGACCGTTCGCCAAGCACTCTCTAGCTACATATCTGAGGCTTTAGATCATGCACCATCTCTTGTAATTCTTGACGATCTTGATAGCATTGTTTCATCCTCTTCAGACTCAGAAGGATCTCAACCTTCAACTTCTGTTGTTGCACTAGCAGAATTTCTCATAGACATTATGGATGAATATGGG GAAAAAAGGAAGATCTCCTGTGGAATTGGCCCGCTTGCTTTCATAGCTTCCTCAAAGTCATTAGAGAGTATGCCACAGTCATTGAGCTCTTCAG GTAGGTTTGACTTTCATGTCCAAATGCCTGCTCCTGCTGTCTCAGAACGTGCAGCCATTTTGAAACATGAAATTCGGAGGCGTTGCTTGCAATGTTCTGATGAAATCTTACAAGATGTAGCTTCCAAATGTGATGGCTATGATGCATATGATCTG GAAATCTTGGTTGATAGAACTGTCCATGCCGCCATAGGTCGTTTTCTGCCTTATCAGTTTGCTTCTGATGAGCGTGAAAAACCCACTTTACTTGTGGATGATTTCTCTCGGGCAATGCATGAGTTCCTTCCGGTTGCCATGCGTGACATCACTAAGTCTGCTTCTGAAGGGGGTCGTTCTGGGTGGGATGACGTTGGTGGTCTTGTTGACATTTGCAATGCAATTAAAGAG ATGATTGAATTGCCTTCAAAATTCCCAAATATCTTTGCAAAAACTCCTTTAAGGTTGCGGTCAAATGTATTATTGTATGGGCCACCTGGCTGTGGAAAAACGCATATAGTTGGTTCTGCTGCTGCTGCCTGTTCACTACGATTTATATCAGTCAAAGGACCTGAGCTGTTGAATAAATACATTGGTGCTTCTGAGCAAGCT GTTCGGGATATATTCTCCAAAGCAGCTGCTGCAGCACCATGCCTTCTCTTTTTTGACGAATTTGATTCTATTGCCCCAAAAAGGGGACATGACAATACTGGAGTAACTGATCGTGTTGTCAATCAG TTTCTGACTGAATTGGATGGTGTTGAAGTTTTGACTGGTGTTTTTGTGTTTGCTGCAACAAG CAGTAGACCAGATTTGCTTGATGCTGCACTTCTGAGACCTGGTAGGCTGGATCGCCTTCTGTTTTGTGATTTTCCATCTTCGCGTGAAAGGTTGGATATTCTAAGAGTCCTTTCGAAAAAG